The stretch of DNA GTGGTGCACAGAGCTCACTGCTGTCAGGAGGTTGATTGCTGTTGTGAAAACAGGAGGTTACTTACAGAATGAAGCACATTTTTTCCATACACTACAAATGAGGGTGTGCTTTTTAAAtggatttaaaattcaaatgcatATCTCTAGTTTAATCTCCCACGTGCTGATTTTTCCATGTATAAAGTAGGAGAGTGTTAACACCATATTAGAGTGAGGGGCTAGGGAGAACATGTATGTGACCTCGAGTACCTGGCATGTAACAGACACTCAGTATTACACTCCGGATATTTCTCCAGAGCAGGTGAAACAGACGGCCAGGAAGCACACAGAAAGACAGCATCACTGCCTGTTAAGGAAGTGCAagccaaaaccacagtgagacgcCACTTCACACCCACAAGTTGGACTAGATACAAAAAGTAGATCACAATAAGCGtttgcaaggatgtggagaaattggagccctcacactgctggtgggaaagtgGTAACACAGGCAGGTCGGTtgtcaaaaagttaaacagactGGGTGcaggtgtctcaagcctgtaatcccagcactttggaaggctgaggcagacagattgcttgagcccaggagttcacgaccagcctgggcaacctggtgagatcctgtctctacaaaaactacaaaaaattagctgggcatggtggtacctgcctgtggtcctagctacttgggaggctgaggcaggaggatcacttaaacccaggaggtcaaggctgcagtgagccatggttgtgccactgcactccagtctgggcaactgagcaagaccctgtctcaaaaaaaagaaaagataaacatggTGTTACTGTTTGACCCAGCAGTTTCATACCCAGGAGAATTGAACGCGCGTGTCCACACAGAAACTCGTACACAgaagccaaaatgtggaaaccaAGTGTCCCTCAACAGATGGATGGTTAAACAAAATGTCCATCCGTAGAACGGAATATTATTTGGTCATAAacagaatgaagtactgacacatgctacaacgtgGGTGAACGTTGAAATCATTCGGTTAAGTGAAAAGCCAGTTACTATATATTgtgcaattccatttatatggaatttctagaataggcaaatccatagagacagttGAGTGGTTGCTTAAGactgggagggagggggaaatagGAGGGGACAGCTAATGGGCAGTTTCAGTTTTGACATAACGAAAACGTACTTACATCAGCAGAGCAGGCAGAAAAAATGCCCTAAGATGGTGGTAATGGTACAGTTCTGTCAATGGCGTAATTGGTGGATGATGTGTGAGTTATGTCTCTTGTTGATAACAGTTTTATTGGCTGTTactagaaaaagataaaacaattacATCCCACATTTGTAAGTTTATTGTGTGTTTATTGTGTATTTATTGTAAATGTGTTgcatattgtattagtctgccCAGGACTGCCGTAACAAGACTTCAGATTGgttggtttaaacaacagaaactcgTCTTTTCAcagttctgttttctggaagtCCCAGATCAGGGTGCCGGTCCGTGTGATTTCTGGGGAGGGCTCTCCTTGGCTTGCCGATGGCCGCCTTCTCTGGTGCAGGCACAGGGGGAGAGCAGGTGAGCCCCTGGCGTGTCTTCTCAGAAAGACGAATCCTGTTggatgagggccccaccctcaggaCCCCTGTAACCTTAATGACTTCTGtagaggccccatctccaaacacagtcatgCTGCAGTTAGGTCTTCAGCTGTTTAGGGAGACATAAATGTTCAGTCCGTAACTCCTATCAGGTGTAGTAAGTATGTTCACCCTTGATTTTAATAACATTCTCATTGGTGCTTTGTGGCTACAGTGCAGTTGAAATCATGATTTGGACTCTGTATTTCAAGTTTGTCTCATTATGTACCTACTGTCTGCCTTGCCCTGACCTAAGTGCTTTGCAAGCAGTTTTCTTAAATCCTTACAACCACCTACCAGGTAGATATTTTGCAGAGAAGAAGACCAAAGCTTAGATTTCCCCAGGTTACAGCCAGCAACAGAGGCTAAGAATTTGAAACCTAGGCCTGCATGGCTGCCAAGCTTTGCTTTGTCTGTGGCACTGTGATGCTTTAGTCAGGTTGGATTAACTGCCTCCTCTGTGGCACTGTGGTGCTTTAATCAAGTTGGATTAACTCGTGCCTCTCTGGGTACCTAGTGAATTCTATGTCCCATCTTCCCAGGATGGCTTCTAGGCGAAGTCCAGAAATTACTTGTGGCAGCTAATGTAGGCGACAAGCCCCTAGGTACAGAATAACCAAGTCCCCTAGAGAAACTGGCAGTGTGTACACAAAGAAGTAGACGAGTAGTGCAGCATTGTTTGGAAACAATACTAGTCAAATACAAAGTAAATCATCAGAGGACTATTAGCAGCAGTTAGCGACTGGCCTAGAGCCACACGTGTCGACATGAACCTCAGTACTGAACAAAAAAGCAAGGGGCAGAAGGCTGCAGAGTATGGGGCCGCGGACACACTGCTTTAAGACTTTCAGAATAAACGTCTGAAGGCTAAGATGCCAGTGTGTCTGCAGGAAACTCGGTTAGGTGTCTGGGGGAAGACTGCCTCTGCTCTGAGCTCAGAGAAGGAATGAGGACTTCAGTCCACCAGCAGAATCAGAGCACTGCCATCTCTGCCCGCCTGAACAGACCACACCCAAAAATTACAATGCAGGGTGAAGTCATGGCTCACCAGCTTTCTGACCTGGAGGTTCAGAGGGTCCCTGGGGAAGATCCGCGTGGGCACAGGTGGGAGGACCTGTTCTACGTGGGTGCTATTCTGAGTCGTTTTTTCTATGTCGTTTTTACTGATGGTTTTAAACATGCCTCTGATCCTAGCCGCCTTCTGTGGCATGTTTCCATTCAGCCTCAGAAGCTGTGAGAATGTCTGCAGTGCTCTCATAGGTTCGGGTTGCACTGAGTGCCCTGAGATGCCCTGCAGAggaggcactttgggaggccgaggcgggtggatcacctgagatcaggagttcaagaccagcctggccaacgtggtaaaactccgttctactaaaaatacaaaaattagctgggtgtggcctggcatggtggctcacacctgtaatcccagcactgggaggccaaggcgggtaatcacccgaggttgggagtttgagatcagcctggccaacatagtgaaaccccgtctgtactaaaaatacaaaaattagctgggtgtggtggcgcatgtctgtagtccagctacctgggaggctgaggcaggagaatggcttgaacccgggaggtggaggttgcagtgagccaaagtcatgccattgcactccagcctgggcgacagagcaagactccacctcaaaaaaagaaaagagcatttgGAAATTTATTCCTGGCAGTTTTCATGCAGCACAGAGGCAGCAATTCCCATGGTGAACAAATATGGGATTGTATGTTTCAAGATGAAAGCAATCAAAAGATACGCAAAAGGTTGACATAGTTTCCTAATAACCTTACCATTTGTTGTTTAATAGAATTTTCAATGCCAGCTTGCACCATTAAGTCACTGACATTCTTCTGTAAGTCCTCAATGCGATTTCCCATTTCTTCCAGTGCAGTGTTAAGGAGCTCTGTGTAGAGTGGTGGAGGCACAGCCAGGATGTCCTCAGAGACCCCGCCTCCCATGGCACCTGCCGTCACCGTGCTCATGGCAAAGCCATGGCAGATGCAACTTTTAAAACGAGGGAATTAACGACAGGCCTAGTGTCTGCAAATCAGCTTCTTTCCCTGAGTGTTCCTCAGTGTGTCCCTTTAACCTTTAAACCGTGAGCTTAGAAAACGTGGCTCGCCTTGCTTGGACATGGATTTGGGGACAGGAGATCGGTATGTTTTAGTCAAACTCTGGgtgtgtaaaaataaatataatggaaattaactctttttgtttgttcctagggtcttgccctgtccctaggctggagtgcagtggtgtgatcacagctcactgcagccctgaactcctgggctcaagcgatccttccacctcagcctcttgagtagctgggactatagactaCCACCCAGCTGAAATTAACTCTTGAAAAAACTAACATTCATAtggtttaattttatgtttaagacTCATTTTTGTTCTGTGGGAACCCATTTACAAAATCAAAAGTCGCAAGCACACAATATTTAAGGAATACATTTAACTGTGTAGCATGAGCTCAAATTGGGCGAGTCTTGGGGCAGTTGTTACCCTTATCTAGATTTGCTCCAACTCCAAAAAAACATTCTATTCTCATTCTGTTTGATTTCATGTTTCTAAGACAAAACAGTGAGTTGATGAAGTTAAACTAAACGAAACTAAGCTTGGGTGAGCCGTATCTCGGATCCTGCCTGGAGCCTTCAGTGTTACCCTCCTGTGGGGTCTGATTCCGTCTGAGGGCCTGTGGTCTAGGGTGCACTGTCTGGTTGGGGACTGATGGAAGCCCCACTGGGAAGTGTTGCATGTTTGGGTTCCTGTCCTTTATACTTGCCGCACAAGACATCCTGTGTTGCCAGTCAAGCAGGagggaaagctttttttttggagggactctcactctgtcgcccaggctggagcgcagtggcgtgatctcggctcactgcaagctctgcctcccgggttcccgccattctcctgcctcagcctcccgagtagctaggactacaggcgccgccaccacgcccggctaatgtttttgtatttttagtacagacgggggtttcaccatgttggccaggatggtctcgatctcctgacctcgtgatccgcccgcctcggcctccccaagtgctgggattgcaggcgtgagccaccggggcCGGAGGTAGAGCTTTGGCTACAGGTGAGGGGTAATTAACACATCAGGAAGCCACCATAAAAGCACAGAAGTAAATACTGGGAAATCCTATAAGTAAACTATTACCTACTACTAGCAGACaacaaaaagatattccatgacaGTCTACCAGTCCGAAAGAGTCAAGGCATTTGTTAAAGGTAGAAAAGGATATTTCTGAGGTTTAATGTTGCAGTCAGAGCTTGAAAATGTTCCTGAAGTTCCTGAAATAGATTTTCTGCCTGAAAAATAAACCATAAGacaattgaataaatatttactattggcatatgactttttttttttttgagacgaggtcttgctttgtttcccagattggagtgcaatggtgcaatctcagctcactacaacctctgcctcctggattcaagtgattctcccacttcagcctccctagtagctgggattacaagcgtgtgccaccatgcccagctgatttttgtacttttcgtagagatggagtttcaccatgttggccaggctgttcttgaactcatgacctcaggtgatctgcctaccttgacctcccaaagtgccgggatcacaggcatgagccaccacacccagcccacgtatgacattttaaatatcatGGGATAAACCCTTCCATAAATCTGTTGACTTCAGACAAAGGTGCCAAGGTCTTTGGATTCAGagggaaagtctttttttttgagacggagtctcactccttgcccaggctggagtgcagtggccggatctcggctcactgcaagctccacctcccgggttcccgccattctcctgcctcagcctcccgagtagctgggattacaggtgcacgccgccacgcccggctaattttttgtatttttagtagagacggggtttcaccatgttaaccaggatggtctcgatttcctgacctcatgatccgcccgtctcggcctcccaaagtgctgggattacaggcgtgagccaccgcgcccggccggaaagtcttttcaacaagtagCGCCGAAATCATGAGAGGGCCAGGTGCAGACAGGGCAGGGACCCATCCCCCTcctcacaccacacaccatgAATGCAGGAGGATCACACCTTGGCCCAGAGTCAGACCATAAAGCATGCAGAGGAGGACGCAGGTGAAAATCTCCTGACCCTGCGCTCCTCAAGAATTCTTCTAAAATTACTTGCCAGGTTATACAGAAATATCACCATTGCTACTTAAAGCGTTTCCTGTTTATATACTGCTTTGTAGTTTACAGACTGTGTCCCACACCATTCATGGTGTCATCTACTCCTCACACCCTGCGACTGTGTCCAGGGTGAGATGAGAACAGTGAGGCTGAGAAGCACAAAATTCTCCCAGCTGGGGGTTCAAGATCCCAGGGAGCCCCACGTACCATGGTGTGAATCTAGAATCCCGTGGACATAGGAAGAGGCCCCACCTCTGAACCATGCCAGGGCTTTCTACCTTTGTCAGGAAATTTACGTTAGGGTTTGCACAACGCCCAACACATTCCTTCAGATTCCAGCTCTCTTCCTCATAGCCAGTCTTCTTGTGGGCCTGGAACTCCCTTGGCAAGTAGGAAAGCCCGGGGGGCGGGAGGATTTCCGGGAAGAGGCCGGAGCCCTGGGCAGGGCGACACTCGTGGGTCGCCTCTGAAGGGGCCTTCGGGCACCCTTTGGCCCAGCTGTTTCCCCGCCCACCCCGACCTCAATGCCCCCCAGAACTGCAGGGCTCCCCCCAGGGCCTCAGGGACCCCGAGGACCGCAGGGTCCCTCAGAACTGCAGGGCTCCCCCCAGGACCTCAGGCCCCCCCAAGACCGCAGGGTCCCCCACGTCTTCAGCTCCCCCCGCAGGACCACGGGCCTCCCAGGCACTCAGGACTCCTC from Rhinopithecus roxellana isolate Shanxi Qingling unplaced genomic scaffold, ASM756505v1 contig1091, whole genome shotgun sequence encodes:
- the LOC104661403 gene encoding heat shock factor-binding protein 1-like protein 1; this translates as MDARGPEAPGGRALRDAAENLFQELQEHFQALTATLNLRMEEMGNRIEDLQKNVSDLMVQAGIENSIKQQMLKT